From one Bacteroidota bacterium genomic stretch:
- the priA gene encoding primosomal protein N': MAERSTWFVDVILPLSLPNLYTYRVPYELNDAIKAGQRVVVQFGKSKLYTALVRNIHSAPPKQYEAKYLHSILDDKPIVNERQLQLWDWMASYYMCNIGEVMNAALPSGFKLSSETKIILDPESDPAIDGAQKINYENLTDKEYLIVEALELRSIITLNEAAEILEQKTVYPVIKSLLGKRVVIVQEELKERYKPRVQAFVRLNDAMGNESKLKEVLDKLEKKAGKQMEVMLAYIKLSRLYEKDQSTEWVKKSDLLKVVEGTESALKALVKKNIFDLQEFEVGRLINNKSNGQPQKKLNDEQEEGLFKIKKHFETKDVVLLHGVTSSGKTEIYIKLIEETLKQGKQVLYLLPEIALTTQIINRLQNVFDDKVGVYHSKFNENERVEIWNKVLGGTGDEGRGAREETQREESHRSETGKRPSSPAPRPLSLILGARSSLFLPFSNLGLIIVDEEHDTSYKQFDPAPRYNARDSAIFLAQVHKTKVLLGSATPSLESYYNTQTGKYGLVELFQRHGGVQMPEIQLVDIKEATRKKMMKSHFSPQLLEGVEFALKNKEQVILFQNRRGFSPVIECNACAWTPQCKNCDVSLTYHKTGNQLRCHYCGYNISVPAKCEACGDTNLKTKGFGTEKIEEELGIYFPAARVSRMDLDTTRTKYAHRQIISDFEDRNIDILVGTQMVTKGLDFDNVALVGILNADSMLNFPDFRSFERSYQLMAQVSGRAGRKDKRGKVIIQTYNPGHAVINDVVNNNYLSMYTSQLLDRKNFNYPPFYRLIEITLKFKDMDVLNEGAKFVAGKLREQLGSRVLGPEFPLVARVRNEYLKAIMIKVERETSITSAKKIINEVFVDFKNQPAFKQVKLHVDVDPL; this comes from the coding sequence ATGGCCGAACGATCAACTTGGTTTGTTGATGTTATTTTACCCCTTTCACTTCCTAACTTATATACATACAGGGTTCCGTATGAGTTAAATGATGCGATTAAAGCCGGACAGCGTGTAGTGGTGCAATTCGGGAAAAGTAAGTTGTATACTGCACTTGTGCGTAATATTCATTCTGCTCCCCCAAAACAATACGAGGCTAAATACCTTCACTCCATACTTGATGATAAGCCAATAGTAAACGAACGGCAACTGCAGTTATGGGATTGGATGGCATCATACTATATGTGCAACATAGGTGAGGTAATGAACGCGGCGCTTCCATCAGGTTTTAAGTTGTCGAGTGAAACTAAAATAATTCTTGATCCCGAATCGGACCCTGCAATAGATGGTGCGCAAAAAATAAATTACGAAAACCTGACGGATAAAGAATATCTGATCGTTGAGGCTTTGGAATTGAGGAGTATAATTACACTGAATGAGGCCGCTGAAATACTTGAACAAAAAACAGTTTATCCCGTTATAAAATCACTGCTCGGAAAAAGGGTCGTTATAGTGCAGGAAGAGTTGAAGGAGCGCTATAAGCCCCGTGTTCAGGCCTTTGTAAGGCTGAATGATGCAATGGGGAATGAAAGCAAGCTGAAGGAAGTATTGGATAAACTGGAGAAGAAAGCCGGAAAACAAATGGAAGTGATGCTGGCCTACATCAAATTGAGCAGACTTTACGAAAAGGACCAGTCAACAGAGTGGGTAAAGAAATCGGACTTACTTAAAGTTGTTGAAGGGACGGAGTCAGCTTTAAAGGCGCTTGTCAAAAAAAATATTTTTGATCTGCAAGAGTTTGAAGTCGGGCGTCTTATCAATAATAAATCAAATGGCCAACCGCAAAAAAAACTGAATGATGAACAGGAAGAGGGATTATTCAAAATAAAGAAACACTTTGAAACAAAAGATGTCGTATTGCTGCATGGTGTTACATCAAGCGGTAAAACAGAGATATATATTAAACTAATTGAAGAAACACTCAAGCAAGGCAAACAGGTTTTGTATCTCTTGCCGGAAATTGCTTTAACAACGCAGATCATTAATCGCCTGCAAAATGTTTTTGATGATAAAGTGGGAGTGTACCATTCTAAGTTCAATGAGAACGAAAGGGTGGAGATATGGAATAAGGTTTTAGGAGGAACGGGGGACGAGGGGCGAGGGGCGAGGGAAGAAACACAAAGAGAGGAAAGTCACAGGTCAGAAACTGGAAAACGCCCCTCGTCCCCCGCCCCTCGTCCCTTGTCCCTTATATTAGGAGCACGTTCATCTCTCTTTCTCCCCTTTTCAAATTTAGGTTTGATAATTGTTGACGAAGAGCACGACACCTCGTATAAGCAATTCGATCCGGCACCCCGTTACAACGCACGCGATAGCGCTATTTTCCTGGCACAGGTACATAAAACCAAAGTGCTGCTCGGTTCGGCAACTCCTTCGCTCGAAAGTTATTATAATACGCAAACAGGTAAATATGGTTTAGTTGAATTGTTTCAGCGTCACGGCGGGGTACAAATGCCGGAGATACAACTTGTGGATATTAAAGAAGCAACCAGGAAGAAAATGATGAAGTCACATTTCTCACCACAACTTCTGGAAGGTGTTGAATTTGCTTTGAAAAATAAAGAGCAGGTGATCCTATTTCAGAACCGCAGGGGTTTTTCGCCGGTTATTGAATGTAACGCCTGTGCCTGGACTCCCCAGTGTAAGAATTGTGATGTTTCATTAACGTATCATAAAACCGGTAACCAGCTACGCTGTCATTATTGTGGTTATAATATAAGTGTACCGGCGAAGTGTGAAGCTTGCGGCGACACTAATTTAAAGACCAAGGGTTTTGGTACTGAAAAAATAGAGGAGGAGTTGGGTATCTATTTCCCCGCTGCACGGGTATCGCGAATGGATCTTGATACAACCCGAACAAAATATGCGCACCGGCAGATCATCTCTGATTTCGAAGACAGGAATATTGACATCCTTGTGGGCACGCAAATGGTTACGAAGGGACTCGACTTTGATAATGTTGCGCTGGTTGGCATATTGAATGCGGACAGCATGCTCAATTTTCCCGACTTTCGCTCATTTGAACGAAGCTACCAGTTAATGGCCCAGGTATCGGGGCGCGCTGGCAGAAAAGATAAGCGAGGCAAAGTAATTATTCAAACCTATAATCCCGGACATGCTGTTATAAATGATGTGGTGAATAATAATTATTTGTCGATGTACACCTCGCAATTGCTTGACCGAAAAAATTTTAATTACCCGCCCTTTTATCGGTTAATTGAAATAACACTTAAGTTTAAGGATATGGATGTGTTGAATGAAGGCGCTAAATTTGTTGCCGGCAAACTACGTGAGCAATTGGGATCAAGGGTATTGGGGCCTGAATTTCCTTTAGTAGCAAGGGTTAGGAATGAGTACCTGAAAGCCATCATGATAAAAGTTGAGCGAGAAACTTCCATTACTTCAGCAAAAAAAATAATAAATGAAGTGTTTGTTGATTTTAAAAATCAACCCGCTTTTAAGCAGGTAAAATTACATGTTGACGTTGACCCGTTGTAA
- a CDS encoding DNA polymerase/3'-5' exonuclease PolX: MNTEEIIKSLKLTAKLMELHNENPFKVKSISNAVFKLDKVGVDLASASLNELEQIDGIGKGIANKIHELQTTNELKELNQLMGITPVGVVDMLTIKGLGPKKVGQLWHELNIESTGELLYACHENRLVALKGFGAKTQEAVKRAIEFKQANAGKFHYASVEQYANELVDLLKQKYKTELVSLTGAIRRKCEVLEQVDILVGSESEIELPVVKDAPGISVDLITCSPDDFYSTLFKTTATPEHISSTDFQPMLKAVSEEKIYASLGLPYIEPELREGLNEVELARKNRLLKLIEVADLKGILHNHSTYSDGYNTLKDMALYCKELGYEYLGICDHSQTAVYANGLKPERVIEQQKEIEQLNIQLAPFKIFKGIESDILNDGSLDYKEDVLKTFDFVVASIHQNFKMDIDKATSRLIKAIENPYTTILGHPTGRLLLYRAGYPVDHKKIIDACAANNVVMELNSHPYRLDIDWRWIRYCLEKGVKISINPDAHEKQGYHDMYFGVCVARKGMLTKEMCFNALTCEEIEKYFSVKKS, translated from the coding sequence GTGAATACAGAAGAAATTATCAAATCCCTTAAGTTGACAGCAAAGCTGATGGAGCTTCACAACGAGAATCCGTTCAAGGTGAAGTCGATAAGTAACGCTGTTTTTAAATTAGACAAAGTGGGTGTTGACCTTGCAAGTGCATCGCTCAATGAGTTAGAGCAAATTGATGGGATCGGGAAAGGGATAGCAAATAAAATTCACGAACTGCAGACAACAAATGAGTTAAAAGAGCTCAATCAATTGATGGGTATTACTCCTGTTGGTGTTGTTGACATGCTTACGATCAAAGGGCTCGGTCCCAAAAAAGTGGGTCAGCTCTGGCACGAACTCAATATTGAATCCACCGGCGAACTGCTTTATGCATGCCATGAGAATCGCCTGGTGGCTTTAAAAGGTTTCGGAGCTAAAACACAGGAAGCTGTTAAAAGGGCAATAGAATTCAAGCAGGCCAATGCGGGAAAATTTCATTACGCTTCTGTTGAGCAATACGCAAATGAGTTGGTTGACCTGTTGAAACAGAAATACAAAACGGAGTTGGTTTCATTAACAGGAGCGATTCGCAGAAAGTGTGAGGTGCTGGAACAAGTCGATATTTTAGTTGGATCAGAAAGTGAAATTGAATTACCTGTTGTAAAAGATGCACCGGGCATCTCCGTCGACCTTATTACGTGCAGTCCGGATGATTTTTATTCTACACTTTTTAAAACTACAGCTACACCTGAACATATCAGCAGCACAGATTTTCAACCTATGCTGAAAGCGGTATCTGAAGAAAAGATTTATGCATCATTAGGCCTCCCATACATAGAACCGGAACTGCGTGAAGGTTTGAACGAAGTTGAACTGGCGAGGAAAAACAGGCTCCTCAAATTAATTGAAGTAGCTGACCTGAAAGGCATTTTGCACAACCATTCAACCTACAGCGATGGATATAATACATTAAAAGACATGGCCCTTTATTGTAAAGAACTGGGGTATGAATATTTAGGCATTTGTGATCACTCGCAGACTGCCGTTTATGCTAACGGCCTTAAACCTGAACGGGTAATTGAGCAGCAGAAGGAAATTGAGCAATTAAATATACAATTAGCACCCTTTAAAATTTTTAAAGGCATTGAATCCGATATATTAAATGACGGCTCGCTTGATTACAAAGAGGATGTTTTAAAAACATTTGATTTTGTGGTGGCCTCCATTCACCAGAATTTTAAAATGGATATTGACAAAGCAACTTCACGTTTAATAAAGGCCATCGAGAATCCCTATACCACTATACTTGGTCATCCCACAGGCCGCTTGCTATTATATCGGGCAGGTTACCCTGTTGATCATAAAAAAATAATTGATGCATGTGCTGCCAATAATGTGGTGATGGAACTGAATTCACATCCTTACCGTTTGGATATTGACTGGCGATGGATAAGGTACTGCCTGGAAAAGGGCGTTAAGATCTCTATTAATCCCGACGCGCATGAAAAGCAGGGCTATCATGATATGTATTTTGGTGTGTGCGTGGCACGAAAAGGCATGCTTACAAAAGAGATGTGTTTTAATGCATTAACCTGCGAAGAAATAGAAAAATACTTTAGCGTTAAAAAATCATAA
- a CDS encoding deoxynucleoside kinase yields MHIAIAGNIGSGKTTLTTLLAKHYSWLPHYEDADDNPYLNDFYDDMQRWSFNLQVFFLQNRFSKVLELRKNKKTIIQDRTIYEDAYIFAPNLHSMGLMTTRDFESYLQLFKLMESLISPPDVLVYLRASVSTLVNNIQKRGRDYESAIRIDYLKRLNERYEAWVSEYEVQYKKNSKLLIIDVDENNFSEKKEDLGKVITKVDSVINGLF; encoded by the coding sequence ATGCATATAGCGATAGCAGGAAACATCGGGTCAGGTAAAACCACTTTAACAACTCTTTTAGCTAAGCATTACAGCTGGTTGCCCCATTACGAAGATGCCGATGATAATCCCTACCTGAATGATTTTTATGATGATATGCAGAGATGGTCGTTTAACCTGCAGGTGTTCTTTCTTCAGAATCGATTCAGCAAGGTGCTGGAGCTGCGGAAGAATAAAAAGACAATTATACAGGATCGTACTATTTATGAAGATGCTTACATTTTTGCTCCTAACCTGCATTCAATGGGCTTGATGACCACCCGCGATTTTGAAAGCTATCTGCAGCTGTTTAAGCTGATGGAGTCGCTGATCAGCCCCCCCGATGTGTTGGTATACCTGCGTGCTTCCGTTTCTACCCTGGTTAACAATATTCAAAAGCGTGGCCGTGATTACGAAAGTGCTATCCGTATAGATTACCTTAAACGTTTGAATGAGCGTTATGAGGCATGGGTATCTGAATATGAAGTGCAATATAAGAAGAACAGTAAATTGCTCATCATTGATGTTGATGAAAATAATTTTTCTGAGAAAAAAGAGGATCTTGGAAAAGTGATAACTAAAGTGGATTCGGTAATTAACGGGTTGTTTTAA
- a CDS encoding GH3 auxin-responsive promoter family protein has protein sequence MPILNSIASWWMRKRMHQIALFMKYPHDVQEEWLRRLIEQAKGTEWGKKYDYTTLETYRQFNERIPLQDYDTIKPFIERARRGEQNILWPGETRWFAKSSGTTSDKSKFIPVTENSLEESHYNGGRDMVAIHCSNRPETKLFTGKNLALAGSYQVDKYGQHESYHGDLSAIVIRNLPLWAEFLRAPDLSIALIDEWEKKLDKMARATMDENVTSIAGVPSWLLILLKRILQLKGKASITEVWPNLEVFFHGGVNFSPYKDQFKRLFGSDTVSYIELYNASEGFFGIQDQAYSDELLLMLDYGIYYEFIPMNEWGEEAVAIPLSEVELHKNYAVVISTNAGLWRYILGDTVKFTSLIPYRFKITGRTKHFINAFGEELIIDNADNALKIACEKTGAVIKEYAAAPAYMNDITGGLHEWLIEFEQPPENIGYFGEVLDNALKSLNSDYEAKRYNNFILRAPLIHIAGADLFYKWMKVHNKLGGQNKIPRLSNDRKLMEELLNMNNEK, from the coding sequence TTGCCAATTCTCAACTCCATAGCATCCTGGTGGATGCGTAAACGAATGCATCAGATTGCCCTGTTTATGAAGTACCCGCATGATGTGCAGGAGGAATGGTTGAGGCGGCTTATTGAACAGGCAAAGGGTACGGAGTGGGGAAAGAAATATGATTATACCACACTAGAAACTTACAGACAATTCAATGAGCGCATTCCATTACAGGATTATGATACTATTAAACCCTTTATAGAAAGAGCACGCAGAGGAGAGCAAAATATTTTGTGGCCGGGTGAAACCAGGTGGTTCGCGAAATCCTCAGGCACTACAAGTGATAAAAGCAAATTCATTCCGGTTACCGAAAACTCTCTTGAAGAGAGTCATTACAATGGTGGCCGCGATATGGTTGCGATACATTGCAGTAACCGGCCCGAAACAAAGTTATTCACCGGGAAGAATCTTGCGCTGGCGGGCTCTTACCAGGTTGATAAATATGGTCAGCACGAATCTTATCACGGCGACCTTTCAGCTATTGTGATCCGGAACCTGCCCCTGTGGGCCGAATTTTTACGTGCGCCTGATCTTTCCATTGCACTTATTGATGAATGGGAGAAGAAGCTTGATAAAATGGCACGAGCCACTATGGACGAGAATGTAACAAGTATTGCCGGCGTTCCGTCCTGGCTTTTAATTTTACTTAAGCGTATCCTTCAGCTTAAAGGCAAAGCCAGTATTACAGAAGTATGGCCGAACCTCGAAGTTTTTTTTCATGGAGGAGTTAACTTTTCGCCGTATAAGGACCAATTTAAGCGCCTGTTCGGTTCAGATACGGTAAGCTATATCGAATTGTACAATGCATCTGAAGGATTTTTCGGGATACAGGATCAGGCATATTCTGATGAGTTATTGTTGATGCTCGATTATGGTATTTATTACGAGTTTATTCCAATGAACGAGTGGGGTGAGGAAGCAGTTGCGATACCATTGTCGGAAGTAGAACTTCATAAAAATTACGCAGTCGTAATATCTACCAACGCGGGCCTCTGGCGCTATATACTTGGGGACACTGTAAAGTTTACATCGCTCATTCCTTATCGTTTTAAAATTACTGGTCGCACCAAACATTTTATAAATGCATTTGGTGAAGAACTTATTATTGATAATGCCGACAACGCGCTTAAAATAGCCTGTGAGAAAACAGGGGCGGTCATTAAAGAATATGCCGCCGCTCCGGCTTATATGAATGATATTACGGGTGGTTTGCACGAATGGCTCATTGAATTTGAACAGCCACCGGAAAATATTGGTTATTTTGGAGAGGTCCTTGATAATGCTTTAAAATCGCTGAACTCAGATTATGAAGCAAAGCGGTATAATAATTTTATTTTGCGGGCTCCGTTAATTCATATAGCCGGTGCCGACTTGTTTTATAAATGGATGAAGGTGCATAATAAATTAGGTGGTCAGAATAAAATACCGCGTTTGTCGAACGATAGGAAACTTATGGAAGAATTGTTAAATATGAATAATGAAAAGTAG